One Ochotona princeps isolate mOchPri1 chromosome 12, mOchPri1.hap1, whole genome shotgun sequence genomic window, taatcctggcagctccacttcccatccagctccctgcttgtggcctgggaaagcaatcgaggacggcccaaagctttgggaccctgcacctgcgtgggagacctggaagaggttcctggttcctggctttggatcggcgcagcacctaccgttgcggttcacttggggagtgaatcattggacggaagatcttcctctctgtctctcctcctctctgtatatctgactttgtaataaaataaataaatctttaaaattaaaaaaaatatagagtTAGAGCAGGTTTTCATGGAGAAGTTTTAAATGGAAGACAAGAAAGGGAATTATATGACATGTTGGCAGTTTGCCTCAAGcaattcatttcttcatctgttgctttttcatTGTGTCTTGCAAGTTCCCAAGCAACTTGAATTTGCTAACACAGCTATGGATACACTCTGCCTTAGAGCAGTCATCCAGGTATCTAGGTGTCTGGTTTCTGTTATTTCCCCTCCCTTCTATTTCTTAATTATACGTAAGTCACAACTTTTCCAGTTATAGGCTGGTCTACAGTTTGTTCAGTTTTACACCTACAGTTCATAGCTGCTAGTTTGATGCTGGGGAAGAATGAGCAGTCAGGAACTGGTCACTCTGAACGTGGGAGGGAAAATATTCACTACAAGGCTTTCTACCCTAAAACAGTTTCCTGCTTCTCGATTGGCACAGATGTTAGATGGCACAGACCAAGAATTCAAGATGGTTGGTGGCCAGATTTTTGTGGATAGAGATGGGGTTTTATTTAGCTTCATCTTGGATTTTTTGAGGACTCACCAGCTTCTGTTACCCACTGACTTTTCAGACTACTTCAGGCTTCGGAGAGAGGCCCTTTTCTATGAACTCGATTCTCTGGTTGATCTCTTAAACCAACAACATCTGCTACAGACAAGACCTGCTGTCCTGGAGGTACATTTCCTAAGCCAAAACACTCGAGCATTTTTCAGGGTGTTTGGCTCTTGCAGCAAAACCATTGAAATGCTCTCTGGGAGGATTACGGTGTACGTAGAGCAGCCTTTGGCACTTCCCTCGGAAGCCTACGCTCCTCCCGCTGCCTCCGCAGAGAACTTCTTACCATGACTTGGTTTTCCAGTGCGGCTCCGACAGCACTACTGAGAACCAAACTACAGTCAGGTATTTTGTACTTCGAAGCATCTCTCTTATATATCAGTTTCTGAAGTTTCTCTTCAAAATTCAGTGTTCCTCTttcctgaaatttttttcttgggagaaaatgattttttaaaataatactttagGATAATCAGTGGAGTTGGGTAGAATGACCAAATAACTGGTTTCTAAACAGGGATACTTTTCAGAGTGGAAATGGACATACTTATTATATGGGACAACAAGAATAACCAAACTACACAGGGAAAAATTGGGATTATGATTACTTCTTATAGGAGgagataattttataatttagtcCCACTACTGAAGAATTTGGCTTAGAAGCAAACGGTCTTATTTTTCAAGAGATTATTTCAGTGGCTTCCGTATAAGAAaggctgttttctcctgattttCTTCTATAGTTTTTATTGGTTCTTtaacgttttttaaaaagatatatatattttttattggaaaggcagatttacgaagagaaagggagacaaagatcttccatcctctggatcactctccaagcagccataatggctggagctgagctgaaccgaatccaggagccaggagcctcctccaggtctcccatacagg contains:
- the KCNRG gene encoding potassium channel regulatory protein, translated to MSSQELVTLNVGGKIFTTRLSTLKQFPASRLAQMLDGTDQEFKMVGGQIFVDRDGVLFSFILDFLRTHQLLLPTDFSDYFRLRREALFYELDSLVDLLNQQHLLQTRPAVLEVHFLSQNTRAFFRVFGSCSKTIEMLSGRITVYVEQPLALPSEAYAPPAASAENFLP